One Salvia splendens isolate huo1 chromosome 22, SspV2, whole genome shotgun sequence DNA segment encodes these proteins:
- the LOC121787792 gene encoding toMV susceptible protein tm-2-like has product MADIPQSHSATKPKIFSEENLLGFQDHGSIIVGYLREPKEELDVISTIGMPGLGKTTLARKIFKSDFVKHEFPNRIWVNVSQKPNIRNVLLNILKEFTSDDVSGLSDPTLMETVEYYLKERKFFLVLDDVWTTDAWNDIRNVLPESNNMSNVLITSCEKSVGEKATRSYELPLLTGPQSWELLQYHVFGELGKSHRDLKAVGECIARNCHGFPLSVMLIGGILAGQDDENISAIKEEWLKVSKFLKNDKKKQVSDIVELSYNKLPDELKDCLLYFAVFPEDYEISVWKLIRLWIAEGLIQGKNPEETVEEYVKDLISRNLVMIVKRTSKGEVKTCRVHDAVHAFCGLKVLQEQQRFFLEMKCVNGDLVPPLSEIGKPRRLCIHSDLEPSPALVVYTKNKSLPMKANIWKMVQLRHLKTNAVITEIAEGDGGGFHSLHFLLIEDTKLFNLEMIVFLNLGLLCLESARNLKEIPDGVVGSLEKLNIEHLSASGVETAKKIDEMKNANQPCSSSP; this is encoded by the exons ATGGCCGACATTCCCCAATCACATTCGGCTACCAAACCTAAGATATTCAGCGAAGAAAACTTGCTAGGTTTCCAAGATCATGGAAGTATAATCGTTGGATATCTACGGGAACCAAAAGAGGAATTGGATGTTATCTCTACCATCGGTATGCCAGGTTTGGGGAAGACAACGCTGGCACGAAAGATATTCAAGAGCGATTTTGTGAAGCATGAATTCCCTAATCGCATCTGGGTTAATGTTTCTCAGAAACCGAATATCAGGAATGTGCTGCTCAACATTCTCAAGGAATTCACGAGCGACGACGTTTCGGGTCTATCGGATCCTACACTAATGGAGACGGTTGAGTATTACCTAAAGGAGAGGAAGTTCTTTTTAGTCTTAGATGATGTGTGGACTACGGATGCTTGGAATGATATCAGAAACGTTTTGCCCGAGAGCAACAACATGAGTAATGTCCTCATCACCAGCTGCGAGAAGAGTGTTGGAGAAAAAGCTACGAGATCCTACGAGCTACCTCTCTTGACGGGTCCACAAAGTTGGGAACTTCTGCAGTACCATGTCTTTGGTGAACTCGGCAAGTCTCACCGTGATTTGAAAGCTGTTGGGGAATGTATAGCCCGTAATTGTCATGGATTTCCACTTTCGGTTATGCTTATAGGAGGAATTCTTGCGGGACAAGATGATGAGAATATAAGTGCGATAAAAGAAGAGTGGCTTAAGGTGTCGAAATTCTTGAAAAATGACAAGAAGAAGCAGGTGTCGGATATTGTGGAACTAAGCTACAACAAACTACCTGATGAATTGAAAGATTGTTTGCTATATTTTGCGGTGTTTCCAGAAGACTATGAGATCTCTGTTTGGAAATTGATCCGCTTGTGGATTGCAGAAGGACTCATACAAGGGAAGAACCCGGAGGAAACGGTAGAAGAGTATGTGAAAGATTTAATAAGCAGGAACTTAGTGATGATTGTTAAAAGGACTTCCAAAGGCGAGGTCAAAACATGTCGCGTTCATGACGCCGTACATGCATTCTGTGGCTTAAAAGTTTTACAAGAGCAGCAAAGGTTCTTCCTTGAAATGAAATGTGTGAATGGAGATCTTGTCCCACCACTCTCTGAGATTGGCAAACCCCGCCGACTTTGTATCCATTCTGATCTTGAG CCTTCTCCAGCTCTTGTAGTCTACACTAAGAATAAATCCCTACCAATGAAAGCAAATATATGGAAGATGGTGCAGCTGAGGCATCTGAAAACAAATGCTGTAATTACAGAAATTGCCGAAGGGGATGGTGGAGGCTTCCACTCTCTCCATTTCTTGCTCATTGAAGATACAAAGCTATTTAATCTGGAAATGATAGTTTTCCTAAACTTAGGTCTCTTGTGCTTAGAAAGTGCAAGGAACTTGAAAGAAATCCCCGACGGTGTGGTGGGAAGCCTGGAGAAGTTGAACATAGAGCACCTATCAGCATCTGGTGTTGAAACTGCCAAGAAAATAGATGAGATGAAAAATGCAAATCAACCATGTTCAAGCTCACCATAG